In Lathyrus oleraceus cultivar Zhongwan6 chromosome 2, CAAS_Psat_ZW6_1.0, whole genome shotgun sequence, the DNA window AAAAACTAGAGTAAGAGGATTGAACATTGAAGGATAAGTAGGTCCCTTAATAGTAATTGCCCATGATAGTAAACAAAATGTAGCAGCAGTAGCCAATACTCCCTAAATAATGAAATTCAACTCATTAGTGTTTAAGATTCTCATTGAGATTACATTATTAAAACAAATCAAAGAAAAGAGTTCGCAACATTTAAAACCAAATTATTATTCTTTATTGTTATAGTAGTGATTGGATCCTAGCATGAAACTTTAGATCTAAATTGTTTATCGTTATAATCCTCACATGTCCACCTAATCTTTCCCGCAATGTTCATTTAATGTATAAGTATAACTAAAGGTAAACATTATTCAATAAAAATGATCTTACCGAATAAAGTATAGTAATAAGTTGTAGATTCCACTCTAACCTCCAAGATTCTTTACTAGAATTTATGAATACACCTATTACTGCTGATTGAATTGCAGCCATAATGCACGATAGCATTGTTCCCCAATATCTCAATGGAAATACTTTAACCAACTTAACCTATTTATATTTTGAAGCATATTAGTTATTTATTTCGCAATAAATATTTTAAGTTTAAAGTGTCCCAAGAATTTTGATAAATTCATTAATATAGTGTTCGTATAAATTgaatatttttaaatataataacTAATTACTCAAGTGATATACAACATCATAAAATGTTAAACTTCATAGGGTAAAAATGATTCCAATTCACTTGGAGAATAAAGAGTATTATGCATTATGCTtcacataaaaaaatatattgaattaattaaaaaaattaaacaCATGATACCATATGCTCTATAAAAAGATTTTATAACATACCTAACTACTTATTAACAAATTACTTATTAACAAATGCAATTTATTTCATTGAAATTACTAACTATTTTTTTAACTGTGCCCAATCAGTAATGACATGTTATACGAGTTTATTTATTCATGTGATTTATAActataacaaaataaaaatcaaagCCAAAGACATGTTTAATATTTTAATAGtagaaaaattaaaaatatgaGTAGATACATACTTGCATGATAAACCATGTTGTGTAAGAACAACACGATCCAATTAAAAAGAAAGTCCCATGAAGCATGTGAGTTTTGTGTGTTGCAGTCACAATCTTATCAACATAGTGATTGTGATGTTGACCAATATAAAATTCCTTTCCTTTGTAAAGACTTGTAGCTAATGCTCCACCAACACACGCAATTGTCCCGAGACACTTGGCTTTACCACTCAATGTTTCAATCTTTAGATTCTCTATTCTGCAATAATCATTCATAATTTCTATATGACATATTTTACATACTAATTAAATTTATCTTCAATAAATTTATATATTACCTGAGCATGATAGAGATCAAGAAAGTGCAAATAGGGATTAAGTTGAGGAAGTTGACAGAGTAAGTAGCAGTCGTGTCTCGAAGACCAAAATAGAATAATCCTAGAGACATTGTCATCCTGTTATTGGTTTAATTATTTCATTAGAAACTAAGGTAAAATTCACTTTATTTTTGTAATGTGAAGACTATAAATCCTCTTAATTTATCCAAAGGTGTAAGTTACTCTTATAAAATCATCGgtgaaaaatatttgaatttaatcgttattaattttaaaaagaaaatatGAATTGATATTGACCCGAATGATTTACCTATTGTTATGAGAAAGCAAAAATGATCTCGAGTTTTTATACATATTTCTTTGTAATAGCAAATTTTTATTTGAGTCATTGATTCTTTAAGAATTACATTATCTATTCAAGATGTATTAATAAAAATTATGTTCAAACTATCAACGAGGAAATGAAAGAACTTAAGAAATATATGATTTGGGAGATTATTGAAAAGAAAAAACACAAGAAAAAAATGAGATGTAAGTGGATCAATATAGTAGTAAGATATTAATGACACTCTTGATTGTTATAAGGCCATTATGGTGAGTTAATTTTGGCATGCCctaagggaaaagggaaagaCATATACAAATTATAGACCAAGTTCTACTATATACAAAAGTCATTCCATGAAGCTGGCTCTTATTTAAAATAGGTGGGAGTCTAACTATAGAGTCATACACCAATATTAATATTCTTATGTATATTGTACTTTCTTTTTTAAGAATCTTGTTGCATGGAGAATAAAGATAAAAGAGAAGCACCAAAGTGGATTTTCAAACTATGTCATAAGAAACCGTAAACTATTATAAATGAAATAAGTGTTAGAATATTTGAAGATACGCTATGAAAACTATATGAAAGGTTTTTGTAATAAATTAGTCATAAGTATTGCACATAATTATTTTTAGTATGACATGAAAAAACACATTATTATTAACCAAAATTTTATTAAATAGATTTTGAATAGTAGATTGATAACTACAAATTATCTTCTTTTTAGATTCTAGTTCTGAAATTTGTTAACAAAAGATTTATTAACTGAATGATTCAATCAACTTACGTACAAATTTGTAAAGGTTAATATTTATTCACCAATTTAAAAGGGTATTTTAAATAATAGACCATAATTAATAATATTTGTAATCAATTTTTAATATAATACCGTGGTCCATAgataaaattaattaaaattaggTTTTATCGTAacataatttaaaatatattgaaatatttttttttaaaattttaacATTATTGTTGTAATAAATATAATAGGTGAAAGGTAAAGAGGATGTTGTCATGTGGACTTGGATTATCATATTACCTTTTAAATATGTAATTTACTTTAAAATTTTCTATTCTATTTTGATTTTGTAATATAAAACATAGGAGAAGTAGTTTAGATTGTTTTTATTgataaaatataaaaaataataatatattaattCTTTAATTAATGAAATTTGGATTGCATAGTTAAATATATATGAATTAATTGATTGAGTTTTAAGTTTTAATGGACATAGATGGATTGAACAATTCAGTTAATATATTTTACAAAACTTATATGACTATCAGGGGTGGTAATTCTCTCGGACGAAAATCAAATCAAATTTTAAAAGGTATGTCATTCTATAACATTCATTATCTAATCTTATTATTACTAATTTGTATTTATTCAATATATTTAAATTCTTTCAATTGGTATCATAGTTATGTTAGAGGCATATTATGgttatatttttaaattaatgaaACTTTGCGATGTTGTGTAATATAAGAATTGCAATTATAAATCTTATCTTTAATATTATAGAAATTATATAATTTTCGTCAAATAGACATTAAAATTGAATTCATATTTTAAGGGAAGATTTAGGTCGATCTTCACTTTACATTGAATTATTTTACTATATCCCTAACATTGTAGTACATCTGAATCACTCATCAAAATCATTTCTTTGATTTCCACCTTCATGAATTTTTCAATGTCTTCTTCACTTGTAAATGTCTAAGACCAACAATGTCTCCCCCAATTCTTCTTCTGTTATAActtctgattttttattttggtttcttTAGATGTTTTCTAGACAACACAGTTGAGTTTTCgtttcaaaatttaaaatttaaattataGGTGAAAGTTGTTTTGATACACGGTAATAATGATCTCAAGATTTTATTAGAGCTGATATAGTAAAGCAAAAAATATGAACCAGT includes these proteins:
- the LOC127118601 gene encoding WAT1-related protein At1g09380 isoform X1 — translated: MESVKKWFMSSQAFLSMLLVQIFATGMQLLSRIILVQGSFIFALTTYRYIVAAVSIAPFALYFERGLAKKFNWRILLWLFINALVGMTMSLGLFYFGLRDTTATYSVNFLNLIPICTFLISIMLRIENLKIETLSGKAKCLGTIACVGGALATSLYKGKEFYIGQHHNHYVDKIVTATHKTHMLHGTFFLIGSCCSYTTWFIMQVKLVKVFPLRYWGTMLSCIMAAIQSAVIGVFINSSKESWRLEWNLQLITILYSGVLATAATFCLLSWAITIKGPTYPSMFNPLTLVFVAILEAIVLGEPLRVGTLLGMILIILGLYYFLWGKRNEMPHMSQTNVAASELSISMTDDATVHKSTTTIASSSSPYESIP
- the LOC127118601 gene encoding WAT1-related protein At1g09380 isoform X4; the protein is MESVKKWFMSSQAFLSMLLVQIFATGMQLLSRIILVQGSFIFALTTYRYIVAAVSIAPFALYFERGLAKKFNWRILLWLFINALVGMTMSLGLFYFGLRDTTATYSVNFLNLIPICTFLISIMLRIENLKIETLSGKAKCLGTIACVGGALATSLYKGKEFYIGQHHNHYVDKIVTATHKTHMLHGTFFLIGSCCSYTTWFIMQVKLVKVFPLRYWGTMLSCIMAAIQSAVIGVFINSSKESWRLEWNLQLITILYSGVLATAATFCLLSWAITIKGPTYPSMFNPLTLVFVAILEAIVLGEPLRVGTIVLLFMGQKE
- the LOC127118601 gene encoding WAT1-related protein At1g09380 isoform X2, coding for MESVKKWFMSSQAFLSMLLVQIFATGMQLLSRIILVQGSFIFALTTYRYIVAAVSIAPFALYFERGLAKKFNWRILLWLFINALVGMTMSLGLFYFGLRDTTATYSVNFLNLIPICTFLISIMLRIENLKIETLSGKAKCLGTIACVGGALATSLYKGKEFYIGQHHNHYVDKIVTATHKTHMLHGTFFLIGSCCSYTTWFIMQVKLVKVFPLRYWGTMLSCIMAAIQSAVIGVFINSSKESWRLEWNLQLITILYSGVLATAATFCLLSWAITIKGPTYPSMFNPLTLVFVAILEAIVLGEPLRVGTNEMPHMSQTNVAASELSISMTDDATVHKSTTTIASSSSPYESIP